One genomic segment of Scylla paramamosain isolate STU-SP2022 chromosome 9, ASM3559412v1, whole genome shotgun sequence includes these proteins:
- the LOC135103367 gene encoding calpain-B-like isoform X5: MVLRSCRTDRYTYQRQVKAASRPVKKPFRILRQEALASGKLYSDPEFLPNNFSINFNGVTRRSYEWKRPLELFQNPQFFIDGATRFDIQQGELGDCWLLAAVANLTQHPHLFHVVVPRDQGFTHQYAGIFHFKFWQYGRWQEVVIDDLLPTYHGHLVFMHSRNKNEFWCALLEKAYAKLYGGYEALRGGNINESMVDLTGGVVELIDLRSPPRNLFARLLKASRRGALIGCAIEPDHPGIRPESILSNGLIVRHAYSITRITVISLATAPRLKEEKSITPLMHRPRLHGALRSMIKHLGSVASASGITTRHKESSHLPHILAPLTNWNLSLAFPEGQAHLLRLHNPWGNETEWTGSWSDKSPEWTAVPASEREKLGLTFNDDGEFWMSFQDFMKNFSVVEICDVTPDFFSEDDNTNGNEVPEDILRGWKSVMYEGAWVANHTAGGCRNFINTFARNPQYTVELKDPDEEDDDDLCTIIISLMQKNVRQMKRYGKDYVPIGFTLYKLDAPAPLGPAVDGPPPPGWCGWLCSLCCGGPAPPLPPGRQPSTKLDTDFFRYNASCAKVPFFLNTREVTARFRLSAGFYTIVPSTFEPEMTGEFLLRVFTEVRQ, from the exons ATGGTGCTCCGGTCATGTAGGACAGATCGG TACACGTACCAGCGGCAGGTTAAGGCAGCCAGCAGACCCGTCAAGAAGCCCTTCCGAATACTGCGTCAGGAGGCCTTAGCGAGCGGCAAACTTTACAGTGATCCGGAGTTTCTACCCAATAACTTCTCCATTAACTTCAACGGCGTCACACGAAGGAGCTACGAGTGGAAGAGGCCCCTC GAGCTGTTCCAGAACCCACAATTCTTCATCGATGGAGCTACCAGGTTCGACATCCAGCAGGGAGAACTGg GTGACTGCTGGCTCCTGGCGGCCGTGGCTAACCTGACGCAGCACCCTCACCTGTTCCACGTGGTAGTGCCCCGCGACCAGGGCTTCACTCACCAGTACGCGGGTATCTTCCATTTCAA GTTCTGGCAGTACGGGCGGTGGCAGGAGGTGGTGATTGACGACCTGCTGCCCACCTACCACGGCCACCTGGTCTTCATGCACTCCCGCAACAAGAATGAGTTCTGGTGCGCCCTATTGGAGAAGGCCTACGCCAA GCTGTACGGGGGCTACGAGGCGCTGCGAGGCGGCAACATCAACGAGAGCATGGTGGACCTGACGGGCGGCGTGGTGGAGCTCATTGACCTTCGCTCCCCGCCGCGCAACCTCTTCGCCAGGCTGTTAAAGGCGTCCCGCAGGGGGGCGCTCATCGGCTGTGCTATCGAG CCTGACCACCCCGGCATCCGCCCTGAGAGCATCTTGTCCAACGGCCTCATCGTGCGTCACGCCTactctatcaccagaatcaccgTCATCTCGCTCGCCACAGCCCCGAGACTCAAG GAGGAGAAAAGCATTACGCCCCTCATGCACAGGCCGCGTCTCCACGGTGCCCTCAGGTCCATGATAAAGCACCTGGGAAGCGTAGCCTCTGCGTCGGGCATTACCACACGCCACAAGGAGTCCTCTCATCTGCCCCACATCCTCGCTCCCTTAACCAACTGGAACCTTTCCCTGGCTTTCCCCGAG GGCCAGGCGCACCTCCTGAGGCTGCACAACCCCTGGGGCAACGAGACTGAGTGGACGGGTTCGTGGAGCGACAAGTCCCCCGAGTGGACAGCGGTTCCTGCCAGCGAGAGGGAGAAGCTTGGCCTCACCTTTAACGATGACGGAGAATTTTGGATGAGTTTTCAG GATTTCATGAAGAACTTCAGCGTGGTGGAGATCTGTGACGTGACCCCTGATTTCTTCAGCGAGGACGACAACACCAACGGCAATGAGGTGCCCGAGGACATCCTGCGGGGTTGGAAGTCTGTCATGTACGAGGGGGCCTGGGTCGCCAACCACACGGCAGGCGGCTGTAGGAATTTCATCA ACACCTTCGCCAGGAATCCCCAGTACACGGTGGAGCTGAAGGACCCtgacgaggaggacgacgatGACCTgtgcaccatcatcatctctctcatGCAGAAGAACGTGCGCCAGATGAAGCGTTACGGCAAGGACTACGTGCCAATCGGCTTCACTTTGTACAAG TTGGACGCCCCCGCGCCGCTGGGGCCTGCCGTTGACGGGCCCCCGCCGCCCGGGTGGTGTGGGTGGCTGTGTTCACTGTGTTGTGGAGGTCCCGCCCCGCCC CTGCCGCCTGGACGCCAGCCCTCGACCAAGCTGGACACAGACTTCTTCAGGTACAACGCAAGCTGCGCCAAGGTGCCCTTCTTCCTCAACACGCGGGAGGTCACCGCAAGGTTCCGCCTCTCCGCAGGATTCTACACCATCGTGCCCTCCACCTTCGAGCCAGAGATGACCGGGGAGTTCCTGCTCAGGGTGTTCACCGAAGTCAGGCAGTAG
- the LOC135103367 gene encoding calpain-A-like isoform X8 produces MYTYQRQVKAASRPVKKPFRILRQEALASGKLYSDPEFLPNNFSINFNGVTRRSYEWKRPLELFQNPQFFIDGATRFDIQQGELGDCWLLAAVANLTQHPHLFHVVVPRDQGFTHQYAGIFHFKFWQYGRWQEVVIDDLLPTYHGHLVFMHSRNKNEFWCALLEKAYAKLYGGYEALRGGNINESMVDLTGGVVELIDLRSPPRNLFARLLKASRRGALIGCAIEPDHPGIRPESILSNGLIVRHAYSITRITVISLATAPRLKEEKSITPLMHRPRLHGALRSMIKHLGSVASASGITTRHKESSHLPHILAPLTNWNLSLAFPEGQAHLLRLHNPWGNETEWTGSWSDKSPEWTAVPASEREKLGLTFNDDGEFWMSFQDFMKNFSVVEICDVTPDFFSEDDNTNGNEVPEDILRGWKSVMYEGAWVANHTAGGCRNFINTFARNPQYTVELKDPDEEDDDDLCTIIISLMQKNVRQMKRYGKDYVPIGFTLYKLDAPAPLGPAVDGPPPPGWCGWLCSLCCGGPAPPLPPGRQPSTKLDTDFFRYNASCAKVPFFLNTREVTARFRLSAGFYTIVPSTFEPEMTGEFLLRVFTEVRQ; encoded by the exons ATG TACACGTACCAGCGGCAGGTTAAGGCAGCCAGCAGACCCGTCAAGAAGCCCTTCCGAATACTGCGTCAGGAGGCCTTAGCGAGCGGCAAACTTTACAGTGATCCGGAGTTTCTACCCAATAACTTCTCCATTAACTTCAACGGCGTCACACGAAGGAGCTACGAGTGGAAGAGGCCCCTC GAGCTGTTCCAGAACCCACAATTCTTCATCGATGGAGCTACCAGGTTCGACATCCAGCAGGGAGAACTGg GTGACTGCTGGCTCCTGGCGGCCGTGGCTAACCTGACGCAGCACCCTCACCTGTTCCACGTGGTAGTGCCCCGCGACCAGGGCTTCACTCACCAGTACGCGGGTATCTTCCATTTCAA GTTCTGGCAGTACGGGCGGTGGCAGGAGGTGGTGATTGACGACCTGCTGCCCACCTACCACGGCCACCTGGTCTTCATGCACTCCCGCAACAAGAATGAGTTCTGGTGCGCCCTATTGGAGAAGGCCTACGCCAA GCTGTACGGGGGCTACGAGGCGCTGCGAGGCGGCAACATCAACGAGAGCATGGTGGACCTGACGGGCGGCGTGGTGGAGCTCATTGACCTTCGCTCCCCGCCGCGCAACCTCTTCGCCAGGCTGTTAAAGGCGTCCCGCAGGGGGGCGCTCATCGGCTGTGCTATCGAG CCTGACCACCCCGGCATCCGCCCTGAGAGCATCTTGTCCAACGGCCTCATCGTGCGTCACGCCTactctatcaccagaatcaccgTCATCTCGCTCGCCACAGCCCCGAGACTCAAG GAGGAGAAAAGCATTACGCCCCTCATGCACAGGCCGCGTCTCCACGGTGCCCTCAGGTCCATGATAAAGCACCTGGGAAGCGTAGCCTCTGCGTCGGGCATTACCACACGCCACAAGGAGTCCTCTCATCTGCCCCACATCCTCGCTCCCTTAACCAACTGGAACCTTTCCCTGGCTTTCCCCGAG GGCCAGGCGCACCTCCTGAGGCTGCACAACCCCTGGGGCAACGAGACTGAGTGGACGGGTTCGTGGAGCGACAAGTCCCCCGAGTGGACAGCGGTTCCTGCCAGCGAGAGGGAGAAGCTTGGCCTCACCTTTAACGATGACGGAGAATTTTGGATGAGTTTTCAG GATTTCATGAAGAACTTCAGCGTGGTGGAGATCTGTGACGTGACCCCTGATTTCTTCAGCGAGGACGACAACACCAACGGCAATGAGGTGCCCGAGGACATCCTGCGGGGTTGGAAGTCTGTCATGTACGAGGGGGCCTGGGTCGCCAACCACACGGCAGGCGGCTGTAGGAATTTCATCA ACACCTTCGCCAGGAATCCCCAGTACACGGTGGAGCTGAAGGACCCtgacgaggaggacgacgatGACCTgtgcaccatcatcatctctctcatGCAGAAGAACGTGCGCCAGATGAAGCGTTACGGCAAGGACTACGTGCCAATCGGCTTCACTTTGTACAAG TTGGACGCCCCCGCGCCGCTGGGGCCTGCCGTTGACGGGCCCCCGCCGCCCGGGTGGTGTGGGTGGCTGTGTTCACTGTGTTGTGGAGGTCCCGCCCCGCCC CTGCCGCCTGGACGCCAGCCCTCGACCAAGCTGGACACAGACTTCTTCAGGTACAACGCAAGCTGCGCCAAGGTGCCCTTCTTCCTCAACACGCGGGAGGTCACCGCAAGGTTCCGCCTCTCCGCAGGATTCTACACCATCGTGCCCTCCACCTTCGAGCCAGAGATGACCGGGGAGTTCCTGCTCAGGGTGTTCACCGAAGTCAGGCAGTAG
- the LOC135103367 gene encoding calpain-A-like isoform X1, which translates to MPQHGVEGGEMLGQEVVEEPFEWRKDHEHDDRHCRCYKDDHHKEENIEAPCLLKDTYYSRVTNEYTYQRQVKAASRPVKKPFRILRQEALASGKLYSDPEFLPNNFSINFNGVTRRSYEWKRPLELFQNPQFFIDGATRFDIQQGELGDCWLLAAVANLTQHPHLFHVVVPRDQGFTHQYAGIFHFKFWQYGRWQEVVIDDLLPTYHGHLVFMHSRNKNEFWCALLEKAYAKLYGGYEALRGGNINESMVDLTGGVVELIDLRSPPRNLFARLLKASRRGALIGCAIEPDHPGIRPESILSNGLIVRHAYSITRITVISLATAPRLKEEKSITPLMHRPRLHGALRSMIKHLGSVASASGITTRHKESSHLPHILAPLTNWNLSLAFPEGQAHLLRLHNPWGNETEWTGSWSDKSPEWTAVPASEREKLGLTFNDDGEFWMSFQDFMKNFSVVEICDVTPDFFSEDDNTNGNEVPEDILRGWKSVMYEGAWVANHTAGGCRNFINTFARNPQYTVELKDPDEEDDDDLCTIIISLMQKNVRQMKRYGKDYVPIGFTLYKLDAPAPLGPAVDGPPPPGWCGWLCSLCCGGPAPPLPPGRQPSTKLDTDFFRYNASCAKVPFFLNTREVTARFRLSAGFYTIVPSTFEPEMTGEFLLRVFTEVRQ; encoded by the exons TACACGTACCAGCGGCAGGTTAAGGCAGCCAGCAGACCCGTCAAGAAGCCCTTCCGAATACTGCGTCAGGAGGCCTTAGCGAGCGGCAAACTTTACAGTGATCCGGAGTTTCTACCCAATAACTTCTCCATTAACTTCAACGGCGTCACACGAAGGAGCTACGAGTGGAAGAGGCCCCTC GAGCTGTTCCAGAACCCACAATTCTTCATCGATGGAGCTACCAGGTTCGACATCCAGCAGGGAGAACTGg GTGACTGCTGGCTCCTGGCGGCCGTGGCTAACCTGACGCAGCACCCTCACCTGTTCCACGTGGTAGTGCCCCGCGACCAGGGCTTCACTCACCAGTACGCGGGTATCTTCCATTTCAA GTTCTGGCAGTACGGGCGGTGGCAGGAGGTGGTGATTGACGACCTGCTGCCCACCTACCACGGCCACCTGGTCTTCATGCACTCCCGCAACAAGAATGAGTTCTGGTGCGCCCTATTGGAGAAGGCCTACGCCAA GCTGTACGGGGGCTACGAGGCGCTGCGAGGCGGCAACATCAACGAGAGCATGGTGGACCTGACGGGCGGCGTGGTGGAGCTCATTGACCTTCGCTCCCCGCCGCGCAACCTCTTCGCCAGGCTGTTAAAGGCGTCCCGCAGGGGGGCGCTCATCGGCTGTGCTATCGAG CCTGACCACCCCGGCATCCGCCCTGAGAGCATCTTGTCCAACGGCCTCATCGTGCGTCACGCCTactctatcaccagaatcaccgTCATCTCGCTCGCCACAGCCCCGAGACTCAAG GAGGAGAAAAGCATTACGCCCCTCATGCACAGGCCGCGTCTCCACGGTGCCCTCAGGTCCATGATAAAGCACCTGGGAAGCGTAGCCTCTGCGTCGGGCATTACCACACGCCACAAGGAGTCCTCTCATCTGCCCCACATCCTCGCTCCCTTAACCAACTGGAACCTTTCCCTGGCTTTCCCCGAG GGCCAGGCGCACCTCCTGAGGCTGCACAACCCCTGGGGCAACGAGACTGAGTGGACGGGTTCGTGGAGCGACAAGTCCCCCGAGTGGACAGCGGTTCCTGCCAGCGAGAGGGAGAAGCTTGGCCTCACCTTTAACGATGACGGAGAATTTTGGATGAGTTTTCAG GATTTCATGAAGAACTTCAGCGTGGTGGAGATCTGTGACGTGACCCCTGATTTCTTCAGCGAGGACGACAACACCAACGGCAATGAGGTGCCCGAGGACATCCTGCGGGGTTGGAAGTCTGTCATGTACGAGGGGGCCTGGGTCGCCAACCACACGGCAGGCGGCTGTAGGAATTTCATCA ACACCTTCGCCAGGAATCCCCAGTACACGGTGGAGCTGAAGGACCCtgacgaggaggacgacgatGACCTgtgcaccatcatcatctctctcatGCAGAAGAACGTGCGCCAGATGAAGCGTTACGGCAAGGACTACGTGCCAATCGGCTTCACTTTGTACAAG TTGGACGCCCCCGCGCCGCTGGGGCCTGCCGTTGACGGGCCCCCGCCGCCCGGGTGGTGTGGGTGGCTGTGTTCACTGTGTTGTGGAGGTCCCGCCCCGCCC CTGCCGCCTGGACGCCAGCCCTCGACCAAGCTGGACACAGACTTCTTCAGGTACAACGCAAGCTGCGCCAAGGTGCCCTTCTTCCTCAACACGCGGGAGGTCACCGCAAGGTTCCGCCTCTCCGCAGGATTCTACACCATCGTGCCCTCCACCTTCGAGCCAGAGATGACCGGGGAGTTCCTGCTCAGGGTGTTCACCGAAGTCAGGCAGTAG
- the LOC135103367 gene encoding calpain-A-like isoform X3 produces the protein MPQHGVEGGEMLGQEVVEEPFEWRKDHEHDDRHCRCYKDDHHKEENIEAPCLLKDTYYSRVTNEYTYQRQVKAASRPVKKPFRILRQEALASGKLYSDPEFLPNNFSINFNGVTRRSYEWKRPLELFQNPQFFIDGATRFDIQQGELGDCWLLAAVANLTQHPHLFHVVVPRDQGFTHQYAGIFHFKFWQYGRWQEVVIDDLLPTYHGHLVFMHSRNKNEFWCALLEKAYAKLYGGYEALRGGNINESMVDLTGGVVELIDLRSPPRNLFARLLKASRRGALIGCAIEPDHPGIRPESILSNGLIVRHAYSITRITVISLATAPRLKEEKSITPLMHRPRLHGALRSMIKHLGSVASASGITTRHKESSHLPHILAPLTNWNLSLAFPEGQAHLLRLHNPWGNETEWTGSWSDKSPEWTAVPASEREKLGLTFNDDGEFWMSFQDFMKNFSVVEICDVTPDFFSEDDNTNGNEVPEDILRGWKSVMYEGAWVANHTAGGCRNFINTFARNPQYTVELKDPDEEDDDDLCTIIISLMQKNVRQMKRYGKDYVPIGFTLYKLDAPAPLGPAVDGPPPPGWCGWLCSLCCGGPAPPACVAWPPLIPSCLLAEGPLPGAPREVTPCLLYSFLCVHACSGA, from the exons TACACGTACCAGCGGCAGGTTAAGGCAGCCAGCAGACCCGTCAAGAAGCCCTTCCGAATACTGCGTCAGGAGGCCTTAGCGAGCGGCAAACTTTACAGTGATCCGGAGTTTCTACCCAATAACTTCTCCATTAACTTCAACGGCGTCACACGAAGGAGCTACGAGTGGAAGAGGCCCCTC GAGCTGTTCCAGAACCCACAATTCTTCATCGATGGAGCTACCAGGTTCGACATCCAGCAGGGAGAACTGg GTGACTGCTGGCTCCTGGCGGCCGTGGCTAACCTGACGCAGCACCCTCACCTGTTCCACGTGGTAGTGCCCCGCGACCAGGGCTTCACTCACCAGTACGCGGGTATCTTCCATTTCAA GTTCTGGCAGTACGGGCGGTGGCAGGAGGTGGTGATTGACGACCTGCTGCCCACCTACCACGGCCACCTGGTCTTCATGCACTCCCGCAACAAGAATGAGTTCTGGTGCGCCCTATTGGAGAAGGCCTACGCCAA GCTGTACGGGGGCTACGAGGCGCTGCGAGGCGGCAACATCAACGAGAGCATGGTGGACCTGACGGGCGGCGTGGTGGAGCTCATTGACCTTCGCTCCCCGCCGCGCAACCTCTTCGCCAGGCTGTTAAAGGCGTCCCGCAGGGGGGCGCTCATCGGCTGTGCTATCGAG CCTGACCACCCCGGCATCCGCCCTGAGAGCATCTTGTCCAACGGCCTCATCGTGCGTCACGCCTactctatcaccagaatcaccgTCATCTCGCTCGCCACAGCCCCGAGACTCAAG GAGGAGAAAAGCATTACGCCCCTCATGCACAGGCCGCGTCTCCACGGTGCCCTCAGGTCCATGATAAAGCACCTGGGAAGCGTAGCCTCTGCGTCGGGCATTACCACACGCCACAAGGAGTCCTCTCATCTGCCCCACATCCTCGCTCCCTTAACCAACTGGAACCTTTCCCTGGCTTTCCCCGAG GGCCAGGCGCACCTCCTGAGGCTGCACAACCCCTGGGGCAACGAGACTGAGTGGACGGGTTCGTGGAGCGACAAGTCCCCCGAGTGGACAGCGGTTCCTGCCAGCGAGAGGGAGAAGCTTGGCCTCACCTTTAACGATGACGGAGAATTTTGGATGAGTTTTCAG GATTTCATGAAGAACTTCAGCGTGGTGGAGATCTGTGACGTGACCCCTGATTTCTTCAGCGAGGACGACAACACCAACGGCAATGAGGTGCCCGAGGACATCCTGCGGGGTTGGAAGTCTGTCATGTACGAGGGGGCCTGGGTCGCCAACCACACGGCAGGCGGCTGTAGGAATTTCATCA ACACCTTCGCCAGGAATCCCCAGTACACGGTGGAGCTGAAGGACCCtgacgaggaggacgacgatGACCTgtgcaccatcatcatctctctcatGCAGAAGAACGTGCGCCAGATGAAGCGTTACGGCAAGGACTACGTGCCAATCGGCTTCACTTTGTACAAG TTGGACGCCCCCGCGCCGCTGGGGCCTGCCGTTGACGGGCCCCCGCCGCCCGGGTGGTGTGGGTGGCTGTGTTCACTGTGTTGTGGAGGTCCCGCCCCGCCC GCGTGTGTGGCCTGGCCGCCGCTgatcccctcctgcctgctggcTGAAGGACCCCTACCTGGAGCACCACGGGAGGTGACTCCTTGTCtgctttactccttcctttgtgtGCACGCCTGTTCCGGGGCATA A
- the LOC135103367 gene encoding calpain-A-like isoform X2 — translation MPQHGVEGGEMLGQEVVEEPFEWRKDHEHDDRHCRCYKDDHHKEENIEAPCLLKDTYYSRVTNEYTYQRQVKAASRPVKKPFRILRQEALASGKLYSDPEFLPNNFSINFNGVTRRSYEWKRPLELFQNPQFFIDGATRFDIQQGELGDCWLLAAVANLTQHPHLFHVVVPRDQGFTHQYAGIFHFKFWQYGRWQEVVIDDLLPTYHGHLVFMHSRNKNEFWCALLEKAYAKLYGGYEALRGGNINESMVDLTGGVVELIDLRSPPRNLFARLLKASRRGALIGCAIEPDHPGIRPESILSNGLIVRHAYSITRITVISLATAPRLKEEKSITPLMHRPRLHGALRSMIKHLGSVASASGITTRHKESSHLPHILAPLTNWNLSLAFPEGQAHLLRLHNPWGNETEWTGSWSDKSPEWTAVPASEREKLGLTFNDDGEFWMSFQDFMKNFSVVEICDVTPDFFSEDDNTNGNEVPEDILRGWKSVMYEGAWVANHTAGGCRNFINTFARNPQYTVELKDPDEEDDDDLCTIIISLMQKNVRQMKRYGKDYVPIGFTLYKLDAPAPLGPAVDGPPPPGWCGWLCSLCCGGPAPPACVAWPPLIPSCLLAEGPLPGAPREVTPCLLYSFLCVHACSGA, via the exons TACACGTACCAGCGGCAGGTTAAGGCAGCCAGCAGACCCGTCAAGAAGCCCTTCCGAATACTGCGTCAGGAGGCCTTAGCGAGCGGCAAACTTTACAGTGATCCGGAGTTTCTACCCAATAACTTCTCCATTAACTTCAACGGCGTCACACGAAGGAGCTACGAGTGGAAGAGGCCCCTC GAGCTGTTCCAGAACCCACAATTCTTCATCGATGGAGCTACCAGGTTCGACATCCAGCAGGGAGAACTGg GTGACTGCTGGCTCCTGGCGGCCGTGGCTAACCTGACGCAGCACCCTCACCTGTTCCACGTGGTAGTGCCCCGCGACCAGGGCTTCACTCACCAGTACGCGGGTATCTTCCATTTCAA GTTCTGGCAGTACGGGCGGTGGCAGGAGGTGGTGATTGACGACCTGCTGCCCACCTACCACGGCCACCTGGTCTTCATGCACTCCCGCAACAAGAATGAGTTCTGGTGCGCCCTATTGGAGAAGGCCTACGCCAA GCTGTACGGGGGCTACGAGGCGCTGCGAGGCGGCAACATCAACGAGAGCATGGTGGACCTGACGGGCGGCGTGGTGGAGCTCATTGACCTTCGCTCCCCGCCGCGCAACCTCTTCGCCAGGCTGTTAAAGGCGTCCCGCAGGGGGGCGCTCATCGGCTGTGCTATCGAG CCTGACCACCCCGGCATCCGCCCTGAGAGCATCTTGTCCAACGGCCTCATCGTGCGTCACGCCTactctatcaccagaatcaccgTCATCTCGCTCGCCACAGCCCCGAGACTCAAG GAGGAGAAAAGCATTACGCCCCTCATGCACAGGCCGCGTCTCCACGGTGCCCTCAGGTCCATGATAAAGCACCTGGGAAGCGTAGCCTCTGCGTCGGGCATTACCACACGCCACAAGGAGTCCTCTCATCTGCCCCACATCCTCGCTCCCTTAACCAACTGGAACCTTTCCCTGGCTTTCCCCGAG GGCCAGGCGCACCTCCTGAGGCTGCACAACCCCTGGGGCAACGAGACTGAGTGGACGGGTTCGTGGAGCGACAAGTCCCCCGAGTGGACAGCGGTTCCTGCCAGCGAGAGGGAGAAGCTTGGCCTCACCTTTAACGATGACGGAGAATTTTGGATGAGTTTTCAG GATTTCATGAAGAACTTCAGCGTGGTGGAGATCTGTGACGTGACCCCTGATTTCTTCAGCGAGGACGACAACACCAACGGCAATGAGGTGCCCGAGGACATCCTGCGGGGTTGGAAGTCTGTCATGTACGAGGGGGCCTGGGTCGCCAACCACACGGCAGGCGGCTGTAGGAATTTCATCA ACACCTTCGCCAGGAATCCCCAGTACACGGTGGAGCTGAAGGACCCtgacgaggaggacgacgatGACCTgtgcaccatcatcatctctctcatGCAGAAGAACGTGCGCCAGATGAAGCGTTACGGCAAGGACTACGTGCCAATCGGCTTCACTTTGTACAAG TTGGACGCCCCCGCGCCGCTGGGGCCTGCCGTTGACGGGCCCCCGCCGCCCGGGTGGTGTGGGTGGCTGTGTTCACTGTGTTGTGGAGGTCCCGCCCCGCCC GCGTGTGTGGCCTGGCCGCCGCTgatcccctcctgcctgctggcTGAAGGACCCCTACCTGGAGCACCACGGGAGGTGACTCCTTGTCtgctttactccttcctttgtgtGCACGCCTGTTCCGGGGCATAG
- the LOC135103368 gene encoding ras-related protein Rab-21-like isoform X2 translates to MKTVAVKIVILGSQGVGKTSLVTRYETKSFQKNTSSTIGASFSNVEAIIDDVKVKMQVWDTAGQERFRSMAPMYYRGANAALLVFDLTKYDTFTDVKAWAHELTHRVEGELMLVVVGNKMDLAEQRVVPAATARNYADSIGAPFFETSALDNTGVQEMFQEVAASMVQQAETNTNPNLRVYSNEGKNRRGSILQLGEDGGERARGGGCC, encoded by the exons ATGAAGACTGTAGCGGTGAAGATCGTCATTCTGGGCTCGCAAG GTGTGGGCAAGACTTCTCTAGTGACGCGGTACGAGACTAAAAGCTTTCAGAAGAACACCAGCTCCACCATAGGGGCCTCCTTCAGCAACGTGGAAGCAATCATTGATGACGTCAAGGTCAAGATGCAG GTATGGGACACAGCGGGCCAGGAGAGGTTCCGGTCCATGGCCCCGATGTACTACCGAGGTGCCAACGCCGCCCTGCTCGTGTTTGACCTGACCAAGTACGACACCTTCACTGACGTCAAGGCGTGGGCTCACG AGTTAACGCACAGGGTGGAGGGCGagctgatgctggtggtggtggggaacaaGATGGACCTGGCGGAGCAGCGGGTGGTGCCGGCAGCCACCGCCAGGAACTACGCTGACTCCATTGGGGCACCCTTCTTTGAGACCTCGGCCCTGGACAACACAG GCGTGCAGGAGATGTTCCAGGAGGTGGCGGCCAGTATGGTGCAGCAGGCAGAGACAAACACTAACCCGAACCTCAGAGTGTACTCCAATGAA GGTAAGAACCGCCGAGGCTCCATCCTGCAGCTGGGCGAAGATGGCGGGGAGCGGGCGAGGGGCGGGGGCTGCTGCTGA
- the LOC135103368 gene encoding ras-related protein Rab-21-like isoform X1, with amino-acid sequence MKTVAVKIVILGSQGVGKTSLVTRYETKSFQKNTSSTIGASFSNVEAIIDDVKVKMQVWDTAGQERFRSMAPMYYRGANAALLVFDLTKYDTFTDVKAWAHELTHRVEGELMLVVVGNKMDLAEQRVVPAATARNYADSIGAPFFETSALDNTGVQEMFQEVAASMVQQAETNTNPNLRVYSNEQGKNRRGSILQLGEDGGERARGGGCC; translated from the exons ATGAAGACTGTAGCGGTGAAGATCGTCATTCTGGGCTCGCAAG GTGTGGGCAAGACTTCTCTAGTGACGCGGTACGAGACTAAAAGCTTTCAGAAGAACACCAGCTCCACCATAGGGGCCTCCTTCAGCAACGTGGAAGCAATCATTGATGACGTCAAGGTCAAGATGCAG GTATGGGACACAGCGGGCCAGGAGAGGTTCCGGTCCATGGCCCCGATGTACTACCGAGGTGCCAACGCCGCCCTGCTCGTGTTTGACCTGACCAAGTACGACACCTTCACTGACGTCAAGGCGTGGGCTCACG AGTTAACGCACAGGGTGGAGGGCGagctgatgctggtggtggtggggaacaaGATGGACCTGGCGGAGCAGCGGGTGGTGCCGGCAGCCACCGCCAGGAACTACGCTGACTCCATTGGGGCACCCTTCTTTGAGACCTCGGCCCTGGACAACACAG GCGTGCAGGAGATGTTCCAGGAGGTGGCGGCCAGTATGGTGCAGCAGGCAGAGACAAACACTAACCCGAACCTCAGAGTGTACTCCAATGAA CAGGGTAAGAACCGCCGAGGCTCCATCCTGCAGCTGGGCGAAGATGGCGGGGAGCGGGCGAGGGGCGGGGGCTGCTGCTGA